The nucleotide sequence TTCTTATAGGCCTCTTTGGCCACATAATTGACATATACCGTATCCCCGGCTCTCACCTCGGGAATCTTTTCGGTGGATTTTCCATCGATCAGGGTTTTGATGTCATAGGTTGTTGCCTTACCGTCGCGAATGATCAAAACACGGGTCAAATCCGCATCGTCCCGGTTTCCGCCGGCCATCAGGAGCAAATCCAGCAGATTGATATCTTCCTTGGCTTCATAGACACCGGAATTGTTCACAGCCCCGAAAATGCGTACTTTCTGTTTGGTATCCTGTTCGAGTTTTTCCTGGGGCGGATCCCATTGGCTCAGGGTTCGCTTGATCCCTCCGAAGGAGGATGAAATGGGAACGAAGATGGCATCTCCTTCATGAATGGGCGGAAGCAGCCTGGCATCACCCGTAATACTGAATTGATACAGATTGACCTTGAATCTGCGTGTTTCGGTGCCGACCTTCCGGATGATGGCGATATCCGTCATGATGGCGCCGTCAATGGCGCCGCCCGCGGCACTCAAGGCTGTCTGTACATTGTCGAGCTCGGAAATGTTGTACCATCCCGGATGGGTCACATGCCCGAGCAATTGGACCCAATGCCGTTTTTCGATGATGCTGACCTGAACCCTTCCGCTTTTGGCGAGATATTTGGGCAGACGTTCGGAGATCTCGCCTGTAATCTGTTCCGTACTCATGTTGTTGACAAAGATGTGGCCATACTCCGGAATGTAGATGTATCCGTTTCGGTCAACTTCAATCTGGTTCTGTTTGACCTTTTGCTCCGGTGTCACGCGGGCTTCCGTGGTTCCCTGAATCTGCTCCTGCGGAACGCTGACGAAAAGCAAATCGCCGCTGTCCACTTTCTGAATGAAATCTTTCGGTGTTGGCACGACAAGAACTTCATTGGGCTCGAGCTGGAATTTTTCTTCGAATTTCACGGATTCCCGGGCCGTTCCATCCCGGCGCTGCAACGTGATATCGGCTTCCTTGACCCCCGGCAGAAGTCCGCCCGCAGAGGCAATCATGTCCCGGATGGTGGAGACGGCTGCGACACGGTACCAGCCCGGATAACGAACACCTCCCTGAATGAGGATATAGCGTTTGGACTCGACCAGATCAGCCCGCACATTGCCTTCTTTACCGACATAGGCTTTTGCCGATTTCTGTATGGCCTGCTCCACATCCGCCAGGGTCAGCCCCTTAACGTTGATGGGCCCGGAAAGAAGATAAATGTTTCCTTCAGGGTCGATGTCGTAATCCGAGGTCATCTCTTTCTGACCGGGTATCGAAATATGAATCACATCGCCCGGATAGAGCTTCTCCGTCAATCCCTTCGATGAATCCGTGACAGATGATACATTTCGCAAGACAGGGGTTTCTGATGGCGTGCCGGTATCTTTTGGTGCGGTTTGGGTTTGCCGAATATCGGGTTCCTTGCTTTCAGTGGATTCGGATGCGGGTTGTTTCGCGGGCTGAGAAATCGCATAAGGCGGGGGAGACCCGGAAGATTCCGTAATGGATGCGATTGCGATCCGGGGTTCGTCTTCATTTCGGGTATCCGTTTCCGATCGAACCGGTTCCGCTGCTTTTGATGGGGTTGAAGACTTTTCCGTCTTGAGTTCTTGGATGGTTGATTTGGCGGCAGATTTTGCGGGTCTTAGCGAGCTGTCTGCAATAAAAATATCTTTCCCTAATCCCTTTGCCTTGATGCTGCGCACTTGATCGGCAGCCTCTTTTCGCGTTGAGAAAGGCCCGATATAGACCCGATACCATAGTCCCTTGTCTGGCAGTTGAATTTGATATATATCGGCATTACGCTGAAATGTTTGAATCTGTTTCAGGGCATTCTCCGCTTGCCCAAGCGATTCATGAGATGATACGATAATGTCGTAATCGGCAAACGCAGCGGAATGGACAAATAACAAGGCAAGCAGAAAGATCAGGCATTTACCTTGCATGGAGATTCCCTTATCCAGGATAGGTTGGTTCGAAAACGATTCAACGAAATTTACTGACGAATGTCATGGAGATGCGGTCTGCAGCCATTCGGCAAGAAACTTCTTACATCTTTCTCGATAGCAGAAATTTCCATGGAGCGCAAACGAATTCATTCCTGGCAATGGGTTGCAGCATTGGCTTTATATAGTGCCTGAACGGAAAATCCCTGTTCGGAGAAGCGCGCCGCCTGCGGGCAGGCAATTTTGCGATGCAGCTCGAAAACTCATCCGCCCGATCTCGTACGGGTCGGGCGGGTCCGGATTCATCCAGAAAAGCCGAATTCAATCAATGAGGGGTTTATTTGGTGCTTTCTCCTTGGGAACGCCCGACCCAATCACGCCTTTGGCGTGATCTCCTGCGGCTTCGGCCAAGTTCCCGCTGCATCGCAAAACAGTCTGCCCTCCGGCTCAGGTTATAACCAAAACTGGCTTTCCGTTCAGGCACGATATACCCTGTGCGGGGAAAAAAGGAAAATATCATCATGATCAAAGCATCCAATTTGAAAAAAGGAAACGTTGTCACAATCGGAAACCAGATTTATGTGGTCAAACACATCGATGTCAAGACCCCCTCTGCAAGAGGTGCACTGACACTTTACAAGGTTCGGTTCGCCCAGGTCCAGACCGGACAGAAATATGAACAATCCTTCAAGGGGAGCGATGCCCTTACCGATATCGAGCTCACCCGAAAGCCAGTGCAGTTCATTTTTCGGGAAGGGTCGATGTACGTGTTCATGGATACGGAAGAGTATGCGCAACATAGCCTTCCTGCCGAAGCCCTTGAAAATCAGGCGGAATGGCTGGACGAATCGCTCGAGGGTATTGTGGGACTCTTCATGGATGGGAAATTGATTGCAGTGGAGCTTCCACAGATCATCGTCATGGAAATTGCGGAAACGAGCCCGTCCATTCGGGGAGCAACAGTCACCGGTCGAACCAAAACGGCAACACTGACAAACGGTGTTGAAATTCAGGTACCGGAATACATGTCATCGGGAGAGAAGGTGAAAGTCGAAGTTGAAAACGCCAGATTCATTTCCAGGGCTGGATAAATGGCTCATAGGAGATCTGGCGGATGAATTTTTCCGGGGCAGTGAAAGAAGTGCCTCATTTCCCTTGCGGCTCACGGGAGAATCACTGAATTTTTTTGAGATCATCAAACATCATTGTTTCATTGTGCGCAGTTTGGCCAATTCCCAAATATAATCATAGAGATGTAGACCCTTGCTTGCTGCGATGATCTCGCCGTCCGCCACGCCGATCTCGGATGCCATATATTCTTTGAGCAGTTGAATGGCGCCAAGATTTGCCGGGAACCCGTTCCATAAATCCCAGGATCGGAAATACACCATAAAATGCAGTTTTCCGTACCGAATGCGGGTATCGATGCCGCGCAGGCAAGGCGGATCGTTCAAATAAATGGTGGTCGGATCTCCGACGGTCATGTAGGCCTGATTGGTTCCATGACCGTCCTTTCGATACATCCGGATGACTTCATCGATCTGGGCTTCCAGATACTGGCCGTATGTATAGTCTTCGTTGGGCTGTTTCACCGACGTCATGAGATAGGGCAGGTAGGACTCGATATATCCGTCTGCAACCGGATTGGGAATGCCCAGAGCAGGGGGAATGTCTGGAATGAGCGGCCTGGCACCCGGGCTGGTGATCTGTATGGTGACATAGTCGAATTCAAGCCGCTGTTGACCTTCATAACTGCCTCGATCGATGACATATCGATGCCCGTGATCAATGATTTCATAGACACACTGAAACCAGGCATCCGGAATATCCCGCGCCCGAATGAAAACCGGATTCATGCTTTCACCGCTTTCTTTTTAAGTCGTGCGATTGGACCCCCATTACCGCCGAAGTGACGACTTTTTTACCCAGACACCGAATTTGCCGAAGTCGCAAAAACGCGTAGCCTTGCCTCGTCGGGGATATTCCCTATTTCATCAAATATCGAGGGAACTGACCTCAAGCGCATTGGCGTAAATGAATTCCCGCCTTGGTTCGACGTCTTCACCCATCAAAATGGTAAAAAGCTCATCGGTTTCCACCGTATCCTGCTCCCTGACCTGCAGCAGGGTGCGTTTTTCCGGATTCATGGTGGTTTCCCAGAGCTGATCCGGATTCATTTCTCCAAGACCTTTGTACCGCTGGATCGAAAGCCCTTTTTTTCCTTCCTCCACCATAATCCGAAGAAGTTCCGTCTTATCCTTGATCTCCCGTTTTTCTTCGGGATTTTTGATATCGATCATTTCAAAAGGCGGGATTCGAAGAGCGGCAATTCGTTTGGCCAGAACGGAGGCTTTCTGAAAATCCTTGGAAAAAAGCAGAAACTTGCCGATTTTTTCCCGTTGCTGCTCATCCTTTTTCCGATCTGCCGGAATATCATCCCGTTCATCCGGCGTATCGACCATCAGTTCGAACACGTTTCGTTCTTCGTTCCAGATCGGCGCATCCACCACAAAACCAGCAGCGATCAACTTCTCTCGAAGTGCGTTCACGACGGTGATGTCCTTGAGCGCATGGGCCCAGTCGATTTCCAGAAAGATCATGGTTTCCATCAGGGAACGATTGTGCCCCTGAGCCTGCAGGCGATCGAGCAACCGCTCATATTCGGCTAGATTACACAGCAATTCATACAGATGATGATCGCCTATCAGCAAATCCGATTGTATTACCCGAATCCGTTTTTCCTCACAGACACGCTTCAGAACATATTCGTCCATTTGCTGTTCGTCTTTGAGGTAGATGCCTGAATTTCCTTTTCCGACACGGAACAGCGGCGGCTGCGCGATATACAAAAATCCGTTTTCGATCAATGCCTTCATCTGCCGATAGAAAAATGTCAACAACAAGGTCCGGATATGACTGCCATCGACATCGGCATCGGTCATGATGATGACCTTGTGATACCGGATGTTGCCAATCTCAAACTCTTCCGGCCCGGCTCCGGTTCCCAGCGCCGTGAAAATATTCTTGATTTCCTCGCTGCGCAGAATTTTATCGAATCTGGATTTCTCGACATTCAGAATTTTGCCCCTCAACGGAAGAATGGCTTGAAAACGGCGATCCCTGCCTTGTTTGGCAGAACCGCCTGCCGAATCGCCTTCCACCAGAAAAAGCTCCCGTACTTCGGGTTCCGAATACTGGCAATCCGCCAATTTACCCGGAAGACTGGCATCCAGAAGAGATCCTTTGCTTCTTGCCAGATCTCTGGCCCGTCGGGCGGCATCCCTCGCTCGGGCGGCTTCAACCGCCTTTTCGATGATTTTTCGGGCAATGGCGGGG is from Desulfatirhabdium butyrativorans DSM 18734 and encodes:
- the efpL gene encoding elongation factor P-like protein EfpL; this translates as MIKASNLKKGNVVTIGNQIYVVKHIDVKTPSARGALTLYKVRFAQVQTGQKYEQSFKGSDALTDIELTRKPVQFIFREGSMYVFMDTEEYAQHSLPAEALENQAEWLDESLEGIVGLFMDGKLIAVELPQIIVMEIAETSPSIRGATVTGRTKTATLTNGVEIQVPEYMSSGEKVKVEVENARFISRAG
- a CDS encoding SLBB domain-containing protein — protein: MQGKCLIFLLALLFVHSAAFADYDIIVSSHESLGQAENALKQIQTFQRNADIYQIQLPDKGLWYRVYIGPFSTRKEAADQVRSIKAKGLGKDIFIADSSLRPAKSAAKSTIQELKTEKSSTPSKAAEPVRSETDTRNEDEPRIAIASITESSGSPPPYAISQPAKQPASESTESKEPDIRQTQTAPKDTGTPSETPVLRNVSSVTDSSKGLTEKLYPGDVIHISIPGQKEMTSDYDIDPEGNIYLLSGPINVKGLTLADVEQAIQKSAKAYVGKEGNVRADLVESKRYILIQGGVRYPGWYRVAAVSTIRDMIASAGGLLPGVKEADITLQRRDGTARESVKFEEKFQLEPNEVLVVPTPKDFIQKVDSGDLLFVSVPQEQIQGTTEARVTPEQKVKQNQIEVDRNGYIYIPEYGHIFVNNMSTEQITGEISERLPKYLAKSGRVQVSIIEKRHWVQLLGHVTHPGWYNISELDNVQTALSAAGGAIDGAIMTDIAIIRKVGTETRRFKVNLYQFSITGDARLLPPIHEGDAIFVPISSSFGGIKRTLSQWDPPQEKLEQDTKQKVRIFGAVNNSGVYEAKEDINLLDLLLMAGGNRDDADLTRVLIIRDGKATTYDIKTLIDGKSTEKIPEVRAGDTVYVNYVAKEAYKKQDPTKQVRVVGAVYRPGLFDPIDNMDLLDALALAGGTRDDAELSNVQILRGTGTVQEKYDFKALLKDYGEPGALPMPKIFPKDTVYVAFVAKDAYKREDTRTMVRIFGAVNKPGLYSPIENMDLLEILTLAYGIRDDANLGNIQIIRGDTNEAEVYDLNDIFLNLRKGNAVSIPKVRAKDTVFVGYVEKADYQKNKAFYTAGKVRHEGEFSIPESGLTPIQAIALSGGLDEWADPEHIVIIRMVKGIQQNIPYNYYRGLAGKYPEINLRIMENDTIYVP
- a CDS encoding thymidylate synthase, with the translated sequence MNPVFIRARDIPDAWFQCVYEIIDHGHRYVIDRGSYEGQQRLEFDYVTIQITSPGARPLIPDIPPALGIPNPVADGYIESYLPYLMTSVKQPNEDYTYGQYLEAQIDEVIRMYRKDGHGTNQAYMTVGDPTTIYLNDPPCLRGIDTRIRYGKLHFMVYFRSWDLWNGFPANLGAIQLLKEYMASEIGVADGEIIAASKGLHLYDYIWELAKLRTMKQ
- the gyrB gene encoding DNA topoisomerase (ATP-hydrolyzing) subunit B; amino-acid sequence: MTTETNNYTADNIKILEGLEAVRKRPSMYIGNVDVEGLHHLVYEVVDNSIDEAMAGYCDEIQVTIHTDNSISVEDNGRGIPVDIHKKENVPAVEVVMTKLHAGGKFDDHTYKVSGGLHGVGVSVVNALSAFLEVEIYSNGQIYYQTYAKGKKTSELRVIGSTEKRGTKVHFIPDEEIFSATVYDYEILLKRMRELAFLNRNVKIVLIDERSDTKKELVYAGGLISFVEYLNKRHAVIHEPIYIEGMKNEVGIEVAIQYNDTYNEKLLSFANNINTIEGGSHLIGFKAALTRGLNQYASNGNLPKNMQVKISGEDVREGLTAIISVRLKNPQFEGQTKTKLGNSDVKGFVESLVLDKLSSYLEENPAIARKIIEKAVEAARARDAARRARDLARSKGSLLDASLPGKLADCQYSEPEVRELFLVEGDSAGGSAKQGRDRRFQAILPLRGKILNVEKSRFDKILRSEEIKNIFTALGTGAGPEEFEIGNIRYHKVIIMTDADVDGSHIRTLLLTFFYRQMKALIENGFLYIAQPPLFRVGKGNSGIYLKDEQQMDEYVLKRVCEEKRIRVIQSDLLIGDHHLYELLCNLAEYERLLDRLQAQGHNRSLMETMIFLEIDWAHALKDITVVNALREKLIAAGFVVDAPIWNEERNVFELMVDTPDERDDIPADRKKDEQQREKIGKFLLFSKDFQKASVLAKRIAALRIPPFEMIDIKNPEEKREIKDKTELLRIMVEEGKKGLSIQRYKGLGEMNPDQLWETTMNPEKRTLLQVREQDTVETDELFTILMGEDVEPRREFIYANALEVSSLDI